One window of the Saccopteryx bilineata isolate mSacBil1 chromosome 2, mSacBil1_pri_phased_curated, whole genome shotgun sequence genome contains the following:
- the PATE3 gene encoding prostate and testis expressed protein 3, whose product MDKHFLLVFSLFCCIKAVTPLRCFKCYLLLLRDQCRRGAGICDAEDGEICMFLKIYKNSNLQLSYMGCQRGCRDLTFDMNNRTYVNKCCNHDYCNFKL is encoded by the exons ATGGACAAACACTTTTTGTTGgtcttctccctcttctgctgCATTAAGG CAGTGACACCACTAAGGTGCTTTAAGTGCTACCTTCTCCTGCTGAGAGACCAGTGTAGAAGAGGCGCTGGCATTTGTGATGCTGAGGATGGGGAGATATGCATGTTTTTAAAGATCTACAAGA ATTCTAATCTCCAGTTATCATATATGGGGTGTCAAAGAGGCTGCAGAGACTTGACATTTGATATGAACAATCGGACTTACGTGAATAAATGCTGCAACCACGATTATTGTAACTTCAAACTCTAA